From Bosea sp. NBC_00550, the proteins below share one genomic window:
- a CDS encoding GntR family transcriptional regulator, producing the protein MAMPTRLQQEIAERILQLVRDDALSAGAWLNENATARRLGVSRTPVRAALDHLAEQGIVRRQLNKGIEILKLPVAADSALPPEAIELAMVRLAHERENGLLPDEVSELEVMRRYELGRPEAQKLLARLADLDMVERKAGYGWRFLHEPRDKRLRDESYRFRMIVEPMAMLEPGFHLDPGWIAEMRARHAEALQRPWRESSSIAFYEMNADFHEGLAAGTGNRYFHSAVRRQNQLRRLSNYDWGLGFERVQVNCMEHLGMLDHLEAGENEVASALMRSHLLRASKLRLGTKPAEPTA; encoded by the coding sequence ATGGCGATGCCGACTCGGCTTCAGCAGGAGATCGCCGAGCGCATCCTGCAACTGGTGCGCGACGATGCGCTCAGTGCCGGCGCCTGGCTGAACGAGAACGCGACGGCGCGGCGCCTCGGCGTTTCGCGCACGCCGGTGCGCGCCGCGCTCGACCATCTCGCCGAGCAGGGCATCGTGCGCCGCCAACTCAACAAGGGCATCGAGATCCTGAAGCTGCCCGTCGCCGCCGACAGCGCGCTGCCGCCGGAGGCGATCGAGCTGGCGATGGTGCGGCTGGCGCATGAGCGGGAGAACGGGCTCCTGCCGGACGAGGTTTCCGAACTGGAAGTGATGCGGCGCTACGAGCTCGGCCGGCCGGAGGCGCAGAAGCTGCTCGCCCGGCTCGCCGATCTCGACATGGTCGAGCGCAAGGCGGGCTATGGCTGGCGCTTCCTGCACGAGCCGCGCGACAAGCGCCTGCGCGACGAGAGCTATCGCTTCCGCATGATCGTCGAGCCGATGGCGATGCTAGAACCAGGATTCCACCTCGATCCCGGCTGGATCGCCGAGATGAGGGCGCGGCATGCCGAGGCGCTGCAACGACCCTGGCGCGAATCCTCCAGCATCGCCTTCTACGAAATGAACGCCGACTTTCACGAGGGCTTGGCCGCCGGTACGGGCAATCGCTATTTCCATTCGGCCGTGCGGCGCCAGAACCAGCTCAGGCGCCTCTCGAACTACGACTGGGGCCTCGGCTTCGAGCGCGTGCAGGTCAATTGCATGGAGCATCTGGGCATGCTCGACCATTTGGAAGCCGGCGAGAACGAGGTCGCCTCGGCGTTGATGCGCAGCCATCTGCTGCGGGCAAGCAAGCTCAGGCTCGGCACTAAGCCGGCTGAACCGACCGCGTGA
- a CDS encoding ABC transporter substrate-binding protein, which yields MIRISASALALALIGSAAQAQTINVALNADIRSTNPGVNRDDNTDAVVLHMVEGLVGYRENGAVAPLLAETIDIAPDGLTYTFHLRKGVKFHNGAEMTSADVLWSWNRYMDAKTDWRCKAEFDGAIGLKVTEATAPDASTFVMKLAKPSALFLDTMARTDCAMVAILHKDSVKADGSWDKPIGTGPFQLADWRRGEYVLLKRFDAYASPPGDKRDGYVGSKRPLVPEVKFLSIADGATVKAGMMSGALDVADVPDQDVPEMKKTGLQVLTAPSATKHTILLQTRDPLLSDVRMRQAIASALDLDEIVGAVSNDLGKTNNSAVYITSPFYDEVQMKRYAHDPARTKKLLAEAGYKGETIKLIANKRSTVPSYPVAIMAQAMLQAAGIKADIEILEWATQLDRFSKGNYQMMSFSYSARIDPAQSYNQFSGPKDKLPSKVWDNREADALIEKATLINDEAERKKIFDQLHVMMLADAPLIFLYNQVDTAVVSKRLQGFAPWVASKPRLWEVSVAK from the coding sequence ATGATCCGCATTTCGGCTTCTGCCCTGGCGCTCGCGCTGATCGGCAGCGCGGCGCAGGCGCAGACGATCAATGTCGCGCTCAACGCCGACATCCGCTCGACCAATCCGGGCGTCAACCGCGACGACAACACCGACGCCGTCGTGCTGCACATGGTCGAGGGTCTCGTCGGCTATCGCGAGAACGGCGCGGTCGCGCCGCTGCTCGCCGAGACGATCGACATCGCGCCGGACGGCCTCACCTACACCTTCCATCTCCGCAAGGGCGTGAAGTTCCACAACGGCGCCGAGATGACCTCGGCCGACGTGCTGTGGAGCTGGAACCGCTACATGGATGCGAAGACCGACTGGCGCTGCAAGGCGGAGTTCGACGGCGCCATCGGGCTCAAGGTCACGGAGGCGACCGCCCCGGACGCCTCGACCTTCGTGATGAAGCTCGCGAAGCCGAGCGCGCTGTTCCTCGACACGATGGCGCGCACCGACTGCGCGATGGTCGCGATCCTGCACAAGGATTCGGTCAAGGCCGATGGCAGCTGGGACAAGCCGATCGGCACCGGCCCGTTCCAGCTCGCCGACTGGCGTCGTGGCGAATATGTCCTGCTGAAGCGCTTCGATGCCTACGCGTCGCCGCCCGGCGACAAGCGCGACGGCTATGTCGGCTCCAAGCGCCCGCTGGTGCCGGAGGTCAAGTTCCTGTCGATCGCCGATGGCGCGACCGTCAAGGCCGGCATGATGTCGGGCGCGCTCGATGTCGCCGACGTGCCGGATCAGGACGTGCCGGAGATGAAGAAGACCGGCCTTCAGGTGCTGACCGCGCCGAGCGCGACCAAGCACACGATCTTGCTCCAGACCCGCGACCCGCTGCTGAGCGATGTGCGCATGCGGCAGGCGATCGCTTCCGCGCTCGACCTCGACGAGATCGTCGGCGCCGTCTCGAACGATCTCGGCAAGACCAACAACTCCGCCGTCTACATCACCTCGCCCTTCTATGACGAGGTCCAGATGAAGCGCTATGCGCACGATCCCGCCCGGACGAAGAAGCTGCTGGCCGAGGCCGGCTACAAGGGCGAGACGATCAAGCTGATCGCCAACAAGCGCTCGACCGTGCCGAGCTACCCCGTCGCGATCATGGCGCAGGCGATGCTGCAGGCCGCCGGTATCAAGGCCGATATCGAGATCCTGGAATGGGCGACGCAGCTCGACCGGTTCTCGAAGGGCAACTACCAGATGATGTCCTTCAGCTATTCAGCCCGGATCGACCCCGCCCAGAGCTACAACCAGTTCTCCGGCCCCAAGGACAAGCTGCCCTCCAAGGTCTGGGACAACCGCGAGGCCGATGCCCTCATCGAGAAGGCGACCCTGATCAACGACGAGGCCGAGCGGAAGAAGATCTTCGACCAGCTCCACGTCATGATGCTGGCCGATGCGCCGCTGATCTTCCTCTACAATCAGGTCGATACGGCCGTCGTTTCCAAGCGCCTGCAGGGCTTCGCCCCCTGGGTGGCCTCAAAGCCGCGCCTCTGGGAGGTCAGCGTCGCCAAGTGA
- a CDS encoding ABC transporter substrate-binding protein, with product MRRPILNATALAAALLCGGLVQLAEASTLRIQLRADIRSINPGVNRDANTDGVVLQMVEGLVAYGEDALPKPLLAEKIDISQDGKSYSFTLRPGVKFHNGAPLTAADVLWSWNRYMDPKTDWRCLSEFDGRGQVKVEKVSAPDEKTVVFELEKPSALFLSSLARTDCAMTGILHKDSLKADGSFDKPIGTGPFKLGEWKRGEYIKLERFAGYASLPGKIDGLTGAKRPLVDEVRFLVIPDNATAKAALLRGDIDIVPDIANTDIAELKKNDRVKTSVVTSMGLVGLIIQTRDPLLQNVKLRQAIAAAIDSKELVAAVSDGIGTANNSIVPALSAYYGPVQKEGWKYDPAAAKKLVAEAGYKGEKLVMLANKRYPESFDAAVVAQQMLQAVGLNVEIEVLEWATQLDRYSKGNYQIQAFPYSGRMDPALSFESMTGPKDKQPRKLWDDPQVQAQLDKSMVVTDRAERQKIFDDLHKRFLADVPMVMLYNGIVGGAMGAKTKGYVSTVSSLPRAWEVTVGE from the coding sequence ATGCGCCGACCGATCCTGAACGCCACCGCCCTCGCCGCCGCACTGCTGTGCGGCGGTCTGGTCCAGTTGGCCGAGGCAAGCACGCTGCGTATCCAGCTGCGCGCCGACATCCGTTCGATCAATCCGGGCGTCAATCGCGACGCCAATACCGATGGCGTCGTCCTGCAGATGGTCGAAGGCCTCGTCGCTTATGGCGAGGACGCGCTGCCCAAGCCGCTGCTGGCCGAGAAGATCGACATCTCCCAGGACGGCAAGAGCTACAGCTTCACGCTGCGCCCGGGCGTGAAGTTCCACAACGGTGCGCCCCTGACCGCGGCCGACGTGCTGTGGAGCTGGAACCGCTACATGGATCCGAAGACCGACTGGCGCTGCCTCTCGGAATTCGACGGCCGCGGCCAGGTCAAGGTTGAGAAGGTCTCCGCGCCGGACGAGAAGACGGTCGTGTTCGAGCTGGAGAAGCCGAGCGCGCTCTTCCTCTCCTCGCTCGCCCGCACCGACTGCGCCATGACCGGCATCCTCCATAAGGATTCGCTCAAGGCCGATGGCAGCTTCGACAAGCCGATCGGCACCGGCCCCTTCAAGCTCGGCGAATGGAAGCGCGGCGAATACATCAAGCTGGAGCGCTTCGCGGGCTACGCCTCGCTGCCCGGCAAGATCGACGGGCTGACCGGGGCCAAGCGACCGCTGGTCGACGAAGTCCGCTTCCTCGTCATTCCCGACAACGCGACCGCCAAGGCGGCCCTGCTGCGTGGCGACATCGACATCGTCCCCGACATCGCCAACACCGACATCGCGGAGCTCAAGAAGAACGACAGGGTCAAGACCTCCGTCGTCACCAGCATGGGCCTCGTCGGCCTGATCATCCAGACCCGGGATCCGCTGCTGCAGAACGTCAAGCTGCGCCAGGCGATCGCCGCCGCGATCGACTCCAAGGAGCTGGTCGCCGCCGTCAGCGACGGCATCGGCACGGCCAACAATTCGATCGTCCCGGCGCTCTCCGCCTATTACGGCCCGGTGCAGAAGGAAGGCTGGAAATACGATCCCGCAGCCGCCAAGAAGCTCGTCGCCGAGGCCGGCTACAAGGGCGAGAAGCTCGTGATGCTCGCCAACAAGCGCTATCCCGAGAGCTTCGACGCCGCGGTCGTCGCGCAGCAGATGCTGCAGGCGGTCGGCCTCAATGTCGAGATCGAGGTTCTGGAATGGGCGACGCAGCTCGACCGCTACTCCAAGGGCAACTACCAGATCCAGGCTTTCCCCTATTCGGGCCGCATGGATCCGGCGCTGAGCTTCGAGTCGATGACCGGGCCGAAGGACAAGCAGCCGCGCAAGCTCTGGGACGATCCGCAGGTCCAGGCCCAGCTCGACAAGTCGATGGTGGTGACCGACCGGGCCGAGCGCCAGAAGATCTTCGACGATCTGCACAAGCGCTTCCTCGCCGATGTGCCGATGGTGATGCTCTATAACGGCATCGTCGGCGGCGCGATGGGCGCCAAGACCAAGGGCTACGTCTCGACCGTCAGCTCGCTGCCGCGCGCCTGGGAAGTCACGGTCGGCGAATAG
- a CDS encoding DmpA family aminopeptidase: protein MTQRLRDFGITCGIMQPGPLNAITDVPDVKIGHRTLHEGDILTGFTALLPHDGNLFRRKVRAAVDVINGFGKSAGLMQLAELGQIETPLLLCNTLAVGTGFDALVTRALAANPDIGRETGTVNPVVLECNDGYLSDIRARTLTEAHAFAALDAAASGPVAEGAVGAGTGMSAFGFKGGIGTASRRFTLDSTDHTLGVLALANFGNAGDLVLPDGRRPVPPEVNLQAERGSVILVIATDVPLESRQLQRIARRGGAGLARLGAFWGNGSGDIAVAFTTADPIDHDQPGDLVSLRALNENRIDTLFRAATEATQEAVLNAMAAAPATTGRAGHYRPSLGDWLHANPA, encoded by the coding sequence ATGACTCAGCGCCTGCGCGACTTCGGCATCACCTGCGGCATCATGCAGCCCGGCCCGCTCAACGCGATCACCGATGTGCCCGACGTGAAGATCGGCCACCGCACCTTGCATGAGGGCGATATCCTCACCGGCTTCACCGCCCTGCTGCCGCATGACGGCAACCTCTTCCGCCGCAAGGTCCGCGCTGCGGTCGATGTCATCAACGGCTTCGGCAAGAGCGCCGGGCTGATGCAGCTCGCCGAGCTCGGCCAGATCGAAACGCCGCTCCTGCTCTGCAACACGCTGGCGGTCGGCACGGGCTTCGACGCGCTGGTGACACGCGCACTCGCCGCCAATCCCGACATCGGTCGCGAGACCGGCACGGTCAATCCGGTCGTGCTCGAATGCAATGACGGCTATCTCTCCGACATCCGCGCCCGCACGCTGACCGAGGCGCACGCCTTCGCCGCGCTCGACGCCGCCGCATCGGGCCCCGTCGCGGAAGGTGCGGTCGGCGCCGGCACCGGCATGAGCGCCTTCGGCTTCAAAGGCGGCATCGGCACGGCCTCGCGCCGCTTTACTCTGGACAGCACCGATCACACGCTCGGCGTGCTGGCGCTGGCGAATTTCGGCAATGCCGGCGACCTCGTCCTGCCCGATGGCCGCCGCCCAGTTCCGCCGGAGGTGAACCTGCAAGCCGAGCGTGGCTCGGTCATCCTGGTCATTGCGACCGACGTGCCGCTGGAATCACGACAGCTTCAACGAATTGCAAGGCGCGGTGGCGCCGGCCTCGCCCGGCTCGGCGCCTTCTGGGGCAATGGCAGCGGCGACATCGCCGTCGCCTTCACCACCGCCGATCCGATCGACCACGACCAGCCGGGCGATCTCGTATCGCTCCGCGCCCTCAACGAGAACCGCATCGACACTCTCTTCCGCGCCGCCACCGAAGCGACCCAGGAAGCCGTGCTCAACGCGATGGCGGCCGCACCCGCCACCACCGGGCGGGCCGGGCATTATCGTCCGTCGCTGGGCGACTGGTTGCACGCCAATCCGGCCTGA
- a CDS encoding C45 family autoproteolytic acyltransferase/hydolase has translation MVQPCPFVDVSGSPYERGRQHGAAVPQRVKRSIELYGGQLGDLGYDAKAKSALIGEFAREIEAFGAHYVEEMRGIADGAGVALEDVIMINARTEVIAKARMVKNKPVEATEELDDGCTGAIILPERSATGELIHGQNWDWRAECAETAIVLRVRRDDGPDFLTFVEAGGLARCGMNAAGVSITANYLECERDFTQTGVPLALIRRKVLEQEHLAFAIKAVAATPKACSNNMMLSTVKGFGIDFECAPDEAFPIYPEDGLIVHANHWVGQIALTKVKNTSIPRVPESFYRDWRVKKLLDEAGRKLTVDDLKQAFFDDFLSPYSVCRPARPNEAGNLSATVAMVIMQPAKGIMEVAPLPAENRVFTRYSLTEDPILLAEAAE, from the coding sequence ATGGTCCAGCCCTGCCCCTTCGTCGACGTTTCGGGCTCGCCCTATGAGCGCGGCCGCCAGCATGGCGCGGCCGTGCCGCAGCGCGTGAAACGCTCGATCGAGCTCTATGGCGGCCAACTCGGCGATCTCGGCTACGACGCCAAGGCGAAATCCGCCCTGATCGGCGAGTTCGCCCGCGAGATCGAGGCCTTCGGTGCTCATTACGTCGAGGAGATGCGCGGCATTGCCGACGGCGCCGGCGTCGCGCTCGAAGACGTCATCATGATCAATGCCCGCACCGAGGTCATCGCCAAGGCGCGGATGGTCAAGAACAAGCCGGTCGAGGCGACCGAAGAACTCGACGACGGCTGCACCGGCGCGATCATCCTGCCGGAGCGCAGCGCCACCGGCGAGCTCATCCATGGCCAGAACTGGGATTGGCGCGCCGAATGCGCGGAGACGGCGATCGTGCTGCGCGTGCGCCGTGACGACGGCCCGGATTTCCTGACCTTCGTCGAGGCCGGCGGCCTCGCCCGCTGCGGCATGAACGCGGCCGGCGTCTCGATCACCGCCAACTATCTGGAATGCGAGCGCGACTTCACCCAGACCGGCGTGCCGCTCGCGCTGATCCGCCGCAAGGTGCTGGAGCAGGAGCATCTAGCCTTCGCAATCAAGGCGGTGGCGGCCACGCCGAAGGCCTGCTCCAACAACATGATGCTCTCGACCGTGAAGGGCTTCGGCATCGATTTCGAATGCGCGCCGGACGAGGCCTTCCCGATCTATCCCGAAGACGGCCTGATCGTGCATGCCAATCACTGGGTGGGCCAGATCGCGCTGACCAAGGTGAAGAACACCAGCATCCCCCGCGTGCCCGAAAGCTTCTACCGCGACTGGCGGGTGAAGAAGCTGCTCGACGAGGCCGGCCGCAAGCTCACTGTCGACGACCTCAAGCAGGCCTTCTTCGACGATTTCCTCTCGCCCTACTCGGTCTGCCGCCCCGCCCGCCCCAACGAGGCCGGCAATCTCTCGGCGACGGTCGCGATGGTGATCATGCAGCCGGCGAAGGGGATCATGGAGGTGGCGCCGCTGCCGGCCGAGAACCGCGTCTTCACCCGCTACAGCCTGACAGAGGATCCGATCCTGCTCGCCGAAGCGGCCGAATAA
- a CDS encoding DUF1810 domain-containing protein, with protein MQRFLDAQEDVWQTALAELKDGRKRTHWIWFLFPQMRGLGLSPTYGVTSLDEARAYLAHPVLGARLARCTEAVLAHEGRSAHAIFGSPDDMKLRSSMTLFDAASAEGDNPYRAVLRGFFDDACDPRTLELIGKD; from the coding sequence TTGCAGCGCTTCCTCGATGCGCAGGAGGATGTCTGGCAGACCGCGCTGGCGGAGCTGAAGGATGGCCGCAAGCGCACGCATTGGATCTGGTTCCTCTTCCCGCAGATGCGCGGGCTGGGCCTGTCACCGACCTATGGCGTGACTTCGCTCGACGAGGCGCGGGCCTACCTGGCGCATCCGGTCCTCGGCGCGAGGCTGGCGCGCTGCACCGAGGCGGTGCTGGCCCATGAAGGGCGAAGCGCCCATGCCATCTTCGGTTCGCCTGATGATATGAAGCTGCGTTCCTCGATGACGCTCTTTGATGCCGCGAGCGCAGAAGGCGACAACCCTTATCGCGCGGTCCTGCGTGGTTTCTTCGACGATGCGTGCGATCCGCGCACGCTGGAGCTGATCGGGAAAGACTAG
- a CDS encoding aminopeptidase produces MTAHQRPQAIDPAKLDKLAEVAIRVGLNLQPGQDLFLTAPVAALPLVRRIAEHAYKAGAGIVTPMLADEEITLARYRFAPDASFDRAPGWLYEGVAKAFSANTARLAVVGDNPMLLANEDPAKVGRASKANSVAYQPALEKIAGFDINWNILAYPSAAWAKQVFPDDVEEVAVGKLAEAIFAASRINEADPVAAWAAHNAALRTRRDWLNGQRFASLHFTGPGTDLTVGLADGHDWQGGASPAKNGVVCNPNIPTEEVFTTPHARRVDGHVSSTKPLSYQGSLIDQIQVRFEGGRIVEAKASRGEAVLNKVLDTDEGSRRLGEVALVPHSSPISKSGILFYNTLFDENASCHIALGQCYSKCFVDGANLTPEQIAAQGGNKSLIHIDWMIGSGEVDIDGVHADGRRVPVFRKGEWA; encoded by the coding sequence ATGACTGCTCATCAGCGCCCGCAAGCCATCGATCCCGCTAAGCTCGACAAACTGGCCGAGGTCGCCATCCGCGTGGGCTTGAACCTCCAGCCGGGGCAGGACCTTTTCCTGACCGCGCCGGTCGCGGCGCTGCCGCTGGTCCGGCGCATCGCCGAGCACGCCTACAAGGCCGGCGCCGGCATCGTGACGCCGATGCTCGCGGACGAGGAGATTACGCTGGCGCGCTATCGCTTCGCGCCCGATGCGAGCTTCGACAGGGCGCCGGGCTGGCTCTATGAGGGCGTCGCCAAGGCGTTTTCCGCCAATACGGCCCGTCTCGCCGTCGTCGGCGACAATCCGATGCTGCTGGCGAACGAGGACCCGGCCAAGGTCGGGCGCGCCAGCAAGGCCAATTCAGTCGCCTATCAGCCGGCGCTGGAGAAGATCGCGGGCTTCGACATCAACTGGAACATCCTCGCCTACCCCAGTGCGGCCTGGGCGAAGCAGGTGTTCCCGGATGATGTGGAGGAGGTCGCTGTCGGCAAGCTGGCCGAAGCGATCTTCGCGGCGTCGCGCATCAACGAGGCCGACCCGGTTGCGGCCTGGGCGGCCCATAACGCGGCGCTGCGCACGCGCCGCGACTGGCTGAACGGCCAGCGCTTCGCCTCGCTGCACTTCACCGGGCCCGGCACCGATCTCACCGTGGGTCTCGCGGACGGGCATGACTGGCAGGGCGGCGCCTCGCCGGCCAAGAACGGCGTCGTCTGCAATCCCAATATCCCGACCGAAGAGGTCTTCACCACGCCGCATGCGCGCCGGGTCGACGGCCATGTCTCAAGCACCAAGCCGCTTTCCTATCAGGGCTCGCTGATCGACCAGATTCAGGTGCGCTTCGAGGGCGGACGGATCGTCGAGGCCAAGGCCTCGCGCGGCGAAGCCGTGCTGAACAAGGTGCTCGACACCGACGAGGGCTCGCGCCGGCTCGGCGAAGTCGCGCTGGTGCCGCATTCCTCGCCGATCTCGAAGAGCGGCATCCTGTTCTACAACACGCTCTTCGACGAGAACGCCTCCTGCCACATCGCGCTCGGCCAGTGCTATTCGAAATGCTTCGTCGACGGCGCCAACCTGACGCCGGAGCAGATCGCGGCGCAGGGCGGCAACAAGAGCCTGATCCATATCGACTGGATGATCGGCTCGGGCGAGGTCGATATCGACGGCGTCCACGCCGACGGGCGCCGTGTGCCGGTGTTCCGCAAGGGCGAATGGGCCTGA